The following proteins are co-located in the Microbulbifer sp. VAAF005 genome:
- a CDS encoding LysR family transcriptional regulator yields the protein MRYTLRQLEVFLACAHHENVSRAAESLSMSQSAASTALKEFEQQFELRLFERTGKRLRLNELGRQLWPRAEELLERAQELEQTLATHRELGSLKIGATLTIGNYLTASVMARYMEEQPGTQVQLEVANTAAIAERVLNFELDLGLIEGEINHPDLEIIPWRHDELVVFCAPNHPLAGRRRLADKDLIGATWITRESGSGTRQTFERAMAGLLPQLHILLELQHTEAIKRAVEAGLGISCLSRVSLTDALKRGSLIELPVPHRDFHREFYFVLHRQKYRSAGIKRWMELCDSAG from the coding sequence TTGCGCTACACGCTCCGCCAGTTAGAGGTGTTCCTTGCCTGTGCCCATCACGAGAATGTCAGTCGTGCTGCGGAGAGCCTGAGTATGTCCCAGTCCGCAGCCTCCACAGCGCTGAAAGAGTTTGAGCAGCAGTTTGAGTTGCGCCTGTTCGAGCGCACCGGTAAGCGATTGCGTCTCAATGAACTGGGACGGCAATTGTGGCCAAGGGCGGAAGAACTCCTGGAGCGAGCCCAGGAACTTGAGCAGACACTGGCCACTCACCGGGAACTGGGAAGCCTGAAGATCGGAGCCACCCTGACCATTGGCAACTACCTGACTGCCAGCGTGATGGCTCGTTATATGGAAGAGCAGCCCGGTACTCAAGTACAACTGGAAGTTGCCAATACCGCAGCGATTGCCGAGAGGGTGCTCAATTTTGAATTGGACCTGGGATTAATTGAAGGAGAGATCAATCACCCGGATCTGGAAATCATCCCCTGGCGCCATGATGAGCTGGTTGTTTTCTGTGCACCAAATCACCCTTTGGCAGGCCGCAGGCGCCTCGCCGATAAAGACCTGATCGGTGCGACCTGGATCACCCGGGAATCGGGCTCTGGAACGCGACAGACTTTTGAGAGAGCCATGGCAGGGCTATTGCCACAACTACATATCCTATTGGAATTGCAACATACAGAAGCGATCAAGCGAGCCGTAGAAGCGGGGCTAGGTATCAGCTGCCTTTCCCGTGTTTCATTAACTGATGCTTTAAAGCGCGGCTCGCTTATTGAGCTACCCGTACCACATAGAGACTTTCATCGAGAGTTCTATTTTGTCCTGCATCGACAAAAATACAGAAGCGCCGGAATTAAGCGATGGATGGAATTATGTGACTCAGCAGGATAA
- a CDS encoding acyloxyacyl hydrolase, translated as MKWVLAVVSTILLAQPVTADELLVSFGGGPQPDSSQNNKTYGIDYSFKTFKKSYRQHIDIGVSYTELTTDADENKRIRAFSIYPQLNLYPRQRSWGQPYFFVRALGPSYISSNQLGNRRQDNNFSFQAQVGYAARINWRGKEDLVLMVSWKHFSNANLFSDNDGIDVPFVINLGMKI; from the coding sequence ATGAAGTGGGTACTGGCTGTAGTTTCGACAATTCTTTTGGCTCAGCCAGTTACTGCTGATGAACTCTTAGTGAGTTTTGGCGGTGGCCCGCAACCTGATTCAAGTCAGAATAATAAAACCTACGGGATAGATTACTCCTTTAAAACATTTAAAAAGAGTTACCGTCAGCATATTGATATAGGTGTTAGCTATACTGAGCTAACTACTGATGCTGATGAAAATAAACGTATAAGAGCGTTTTCCATCTATCCTCAATTAAATCTATATCCCAGGCAAAGAAGTTGGGGGCAACCTTATTTCTTTGTTAGAGCGTTGGGTCCTAGCTATATTTCCAGCAACCAATTGGGAAACCGTCGTCAGGATAATAACTTTTCTTTCCAGGCACAGGTTGGATATGCTGCGCGAATTAACTGGAGAGGGAAAGAAGATCTGGTGCTAATGGTTTCCTGGAAACACTTCTCCAACGCCAACCTGTTCAGTGACAATGATGGAATAGATGTTCCGTTTGTTATTAATTTGGGCATGAAAATCTGA
- a CDS encoding thioesterase family protein — MKTNKSMRPEKWTAQVELQIPFHDVDMMEIAWHGHYAKYFEIARCALFDQLEYNYQQMKESGFAWPVIDLRVRYAKPLRFQQWIVIRAEVSEYENRFKINYTITDRDTGVRLTKGHTVQVAVEISSAEMLFASPPILLEKLGVN; from the coding sequence ATGAAAACTAATAAATCTATGCGCCCTGAAAAATGGACGGCACAAGTTGAACTACAAATTCCTTTCCACGATGTGGATATGATGGAGATAGCTTGGCATGGGCATTATGCAAAGTACTTTGAAATAGCCCGATGTGCATTGTTTGATCAGTTGGAATATAACTACCAACAGATGAAGGAATCAGGTTTTGCCTGGCCGGTCATAGATTTGCGCGTACGATATGCAAAGCCTTTACGATTTCAGCAGTGGATTGTTATTCGCGCTGAGGTTTCTGAATATGAAAATCGATTTAAGATCAATTATACGATAACAGATAGAGATACCGGTGTACGCTTAACAAAAGGACATACCGTACAGGTAGCTGTCGAAATAAGCAGTGCCGAAATGCTGTTTGCATCGCCTCCAATTTTGCTGGAAAAATTGGGGGTAAATTAG
- a CDS encoding lipocalin family protein, whose protein sequence is MKLFSLGVLLLSFFWLGACTRVPEGVEPVQNFQLQRYLGHWYEIARLDHSFERGLTQVTADYSLNHDGSVAVINTGYSKVRDAWQMAEGRAEFVGPKNVGHLKVSFLGPFYSSYIVIALSDDYQYAMVSGYDKSYLWILSRTPTMPKDVLEQFLQKAKALGYPVDQMIFPKQEAKPGNKPTAKPSGS, encoded by the coding sequence ATGAAGCTGTTTTCACTGGGTGTATTACTGCTTTCCTTTTTCTGGCTGGGTGCCTGTACACGGGTGCCGGAGGGGGTTGAGCCTGTCCAAAACTTCCAGCTACAGCGATATTTAGGTCACTGGTATGAGATTGCTCGATTGGATCACTCATTCGAGCGCGGCCTGACCCAGGTAACTGCCGACTACAGTCTCAACCATGATGGTTCTGTCGCGGTGATCAATACCGGCTATTCAAAAGTGCGCGATGCCTGGCAAATGGCGGAGGGGAGGGCCGAGTTTGTCGGCCCGAAAAATGTGGGCCATTTGAAAGTCTCTTTTCTTGGCCCCTTTTACTCATCCTATATCGTGATTGCTCTATCGGATGACTACCAATACGCGATGGTATCTGGCTACGATAAATCCTATCTGTGGATATTGTCCCGCACCCCAACCATGCCCAAGGATGTGTTGGAGCAGTTTTTACAGAAGGCCAAAGCTTTGGGGTATCCCGTCGACCAGATGATATTTCCCAAGCAAGAGGCTAAGCCGGGAAATAAACCTACGGCGAAGCCCTCAGGGTCGTGA
- a CDS encoding hotdog family protein: MHKYTAEELVPHSGNMSLLDAVISVGEEQLQAKLRVRDDGIFSRNGRVPAYVGIEYMAQSIAAFSGYHAKEQGKDVRLGFLLGTRKFLSNIESYRCGEELTIDVQRILQAENGMATFECVITGSSIEQSARLNVYQPDNVEQYLKERN, from the coding sequence ATGCACAAATATACTGCTGAAGAACTGGTTCCACACAGTGGAAATATGTCACTCCTCGATGCAGTGATCTCTGTAGGCGAGGAGCAGCTACAGGCAAAGTTGCGAGTTCGTGATGATGGAATATTTTCCCGCAACGGTCGTGTTCCCGCTTACGTGGGTATTGAATATATGGCCCAATCCATCGCAGCTTTCTCCGGATATCATGCAAAAGAACAGGGTAAAGACGTTCGCCTGGGTTTTTTACTGGGTACTCGCAAGTTCCTGTCAAATATCGAGAGTTATCGCTGCGGTGAAGAATTAACAATTGATGTCCAGCGCATTCTCCAGGCTGAAAATGGCATGGCGACATTTGAGTGTGTGATAACCGGCTCATCTATCGAGCAGAGCGCACGGCTTAATGTTTATCAGCCGGATAACGTAGAACAGTATTTGAAGGAAAGAAACTAA
- a CDS encoding DUF3261 domain-containing protein — translation MSEGPRQLNQHLRIIYQGDEYELMAATFHTMESLKISLLSPEGISLLDVTYDGNEVSTHYHMSRAERVPPEKLLADIQFVYWPIAQLREVLPIGWNLDEAIVEGIYTRKLSRNGEVNSVARYSSKDIWKAQIELEHKLLGYRLSIRNF, via the coding sequence TTGAGCGAGGGACCGCGCCAGCTCAATCAACATTTACGCATTATCTATCAAGGCGATGAGTATGAATTGATGGCGGCTACTTTCCACACTATGGAGAGTTTAAAGATATCTCTTCTCAGCCCTGAAGGGATAAGCCTGCTGGATGTTACATACGATGGTAATGAGGTCAGCACCCATTACCACATGAGTAGAGCAGAGAGAGTGCCACCAGAGAAATTGCTGGCAGATATCCAGTTTGTATACTGGCCAATTGCCCAGCTTCGTGAAGTATTGCCCATAGGCTGGAATTTGGACGAGGCTATTGTCGAGGGAATTTACACGCGAAAACTCTCACGCAATGGTGAAGTGAATTCAGTGGCTCGCTATAGCAGTAAAGATATTTGGAAGGCCCAAATTGAGCTGGAGCACAAACTACTGGGTTATAGGTTAAGCATTAGGAATTTCTAA
- a CDS encoding outer membrane lipoprotein carrier protein LolA translates to MTAKRLVLFFICFLFSTVTSALTSEQQAVLREIEKNIVSSPQMLGTFSQTKRLPQLPRPLVSSGILAISEELGLSWRIENPIESHRIFKLDDADSGNRVNSNIVGNHVADPLLKIISGDFSELDQTFTVGPQIAEEQWRINLIPKQEAFRKVIESIEVVGDKKIRKIVLAEANMAITEIDIFNLHSVEANNSQLLSEFSEDNQK, encoded by the coding sequence ATGACTGCCAAGCGTTTGGTTTTATTTTTTATTTGCTTTCTATTTTCCACAGTAACTTCTGCTTTGACTTCAGAGCAGCAGGCGGTTTTGCGGGAGATAGAGAAAAATATTGTGTCATCTCCACAGATGCTTGGCACTTTTTCCCAGACAAAGAGGCTGCCCCAGTTGCCCAGGCCTCTGGTTTCTTCAGGCATCCTGGCTATTTCTGAAGAGTTAGGATTAAGCTGGCGAATAGAGAATCCAATAGAATCCCATCGAATATTTAAGCTAGATGATGCTGATTCTGGTAATCGGGTCAATAGCAATATTGTAGGAAATCATGTGGCTGATCCTCTATTAAAGATTATCAGTGGTGATTTTAGCGAACTGGATCAGACTTTTACGGTGGGACCACAGATCGCAGAAGAGCAATGGAGAATTAACTTAATTCCCAAGCAAGAGGCTTTTAGAAAGGTTATTGAATCGATAGAAGTCGTGGGAGACAAAAAGATTCGGAAAATAGTACTAGCTGAAGCCAACATGGCAATTACTGAAATAGATATTTTTAATTTACATTCAGTTGAAGCTAATAACAGTCAACTACTGAGTGAATTCTCAGAAGATAACCAGAAATAA
- a CDS encoding aromatic amino acid ammonia-lyase: MNSAVLQRTQIVFDGTDLSIDQVNTIAAGRGDISLSDEEGFVARINRGAEFLDSLWQKEGVIYGVTTGYGDSCTESIPADLVEELPHRLFTFHGCGMGEVFTLEQSRAIVAARIASLAKGSSGVRYRLLQQLVLLLQKDIIPVIPQEGSVGASGDLTPLSYVAAVLCGERKVWYRGHQRDTAEVFDELQIEPLKLYPKEGLAIMNGTAAMTGLACLAYKRAEYLAQLSARITAMMSVALDGNAYHFDSALFAVKPHPGQNQIAKWIHDDLNVGAAPRQNSRLQDRYSLRCAPHVVGVLQDSLPWLQQFIHNELNSANDNPIIDGENERVLHGGHFYGGHIAFAMDSLKNAVANLSDLLDRQIAQLVDVKFNNGLPANLSGVTAPRRSINHGFKAVQIGASAWTAEALKQTMPASVFSRSTECHNQDKVSMGTIAARDCIRVLQLTEQTTAAALMVAWQGIQLRVRSGGVDLEKLSTALNTTIRQIGDEFSFLEEDRELEQPLRKFVSLIQQRHWRLYEN, from the coding sequence ATGAATTCAGCAGTACTACAACGAACCCAAATAGTCTTTGATGGCACAGATCTATCTATTGATCAGGTAAACACCATTGCAGCTGGCCGTGGCGATATCTCTCTATCTGATGAAGAGGGCTTTGTCGCAAGGATAAATCGCGGTGCCGAGTTCCTGGATAGCCTTTGGCAGAAGGAAGGTGTGATCTACGGAGTAACCACTGGATATGGTGATTCCTGTACCGAAAGTATTCCAGCAGACCTGGTGGAAGAGTTACCTCATCGGTTATTTACCTTCCATGGTTGTGGAATGGGGGAAGTCTTTACTCTTGAGCAGAGTAGAGCGATTGTTGCTGCCCGGATTGCCAGCCTTGCAAAGGGCAGTTCAGGGGTCCGATATCGGCTGTTGCAGCAATTGGTTTTGTTACTTCAGAAAGACATTATTCCGGTAATTCCCCAAGAGGGTTCTGTGGGAGCCAGTGGCGACTTGACCCCACTGTCTTATGTTGCTGCGGTTTTGTGCGGGGAGCGCAAAGTTTGGTACCGAGGCCACCAGAGAGATACTGCTGAGGTATTCGATGAATTACAGATTGAGCCATTGAAGCTATACCCAAAAGAGGGTTTGGCGATAATGAATGGCACCGCCGCAATGACTGGCTTGGCGTGCTTAGCCTACAAACGGGCAGAGTATCTAGCACAGCTGAGTGCTCGTATTACCGCCATGATGAGCGTTGCGTTGGATGGCAATGCCTATCATTTCGATAGCGCGCTTTTTGCAGTGAAGCCTCACCCCGGTCAAAACCAAATTGCAAAGTGGATTCATGACGATCTCAATGTTGGTGCCGCTCCAAGACAAAATAGCCGATTGCAGGATCGCTATTCACTTCGGTGCGCTCCCCATGTAGTGGGTGTATTACAGGACTCTCTGCCCTGGCTCCAGCAGTTTATTCATAACGAACTAAACAGTGCCAATGATAACCCGATCATTGATGGTGAAAACGAGAGGGTGCTTCATGGTGGGCACTTCTATGGTGGGCATATAGCCTTCGCCATGGATAGCCTGAAGAATGCGGTAGCAAACCTCTCTGACTTACTGGATCGACAAATAGCCCAACTGGTAGACGTTAAGTTCAATAATGGACTCCCGGCAAACCTATCAGGTGTAACCGCGCCTCGAAGATCGATTAACCATGGCTTTAAGGCTGTTCAAATTGGTGCGAGTGCCTGGACTGCTGAAGCACTAAAGCAGACCATGCCCGCAAGCGTTTTTTCCAGATCAACGGAGTGTCATAACCAGGATAAGGTCAGTATGGGCACCATTGCTGCCAGGGACTGTATCAGGGTATTACAGTTAACGGAGCAAACAACCGCAGCGGCACTGATGGTTGCTTGGCAGGGCATTCAGCTTCGAGTTCGTAGTGGAGGAGTGGATTTGGAAAAATTATCTACCGCTCTTAATACCACAATCAGGCAGATAGGAGATGAATTTTCTTTTCTGGAGGAAGATAGAGAGCTTGAACAGCCATTGAGAAAATTCGTTTCGTTAATTCAGCAAAGACATTGGCGCTTATATGAAAACTAA
- a CDS encoding NAD(P)/FAD-dependent oxidoreductase: MKEIKSDVVIIGAGPAGAIAGALLAKKGWQVSIVEREEFPRFSIGESLLAQCIEYLEKADMLEAVKSAGFQYKNGAAFEWDGARTSFDFREKFSPGHGTTFQVQRAKFDKILADEAERQGVKVYYRHSVVSVDIAENNAKLIAENDGENLVFQARFVLDASGFGRVLPRLLDLDRPSEFPVRESVFTHVEDNIDDSHFDRDKILITVHPSERDIWYWLIPFADGRASIGVVGEKEKISTWGQDPEQILKGAIASAPELSKTLRNAKFDTEIQRIRGYSSDVTKLAGPGFALLGNAGEFLDPVFSSGVTIAMKSSELAVECLHRQLSGEAVDWDEEFVEPLKHGVEVFKTYVKAWYDGRFQDVIFYQTDQKEIKGMICSILAGYAWDKKSVCCRR; this comes from the coding sequence ATGAAAGAAATTAAGTCTGACGTTGTTATTATTGGTGCCGGTCCTGCCGGAGCTATCGCAGGTGCGTTATTGGCTAAAAAAGGTTGGCAAGTTTCGATAGTTGAGCGGGAAGAATTTCCTCGCTTTTCTATTGGTGAAAGCCTACTGGCTCAATGTATCGAGTATCTTGAAAAAGCAGATATGTTAGAAGCTGTGAAATCAGCGGGCTTTCAATATAAAAATGGTGCTGCTTTTGAGTGGGATGGTGCTCGTACATCATTTGATTTTCGGGAGAAGTTCTCCCCTGGGCATGGCACTACCTTCCAGGTACAGCGAGCTAAGTTTGATAAAATCCTGGCTGATGAAGCAGAGCGCCAGGGTGTTAAGGTCTATTATCGCCATTCTGTAGTGTCAGTTGATATTGCTGAGAATAACGCAAAGTTAATTGCCGAGAATGATGGCGAAAACCTGGTTTTCCAGGCGCGCTTTGTATTGGATGCCAGTGGCTTTGGCAGAGTTTTACCGCGATTACTTGATCTCGATCGTCCGTCAGAGTTTCCTGTTCGAGAATCCGTATTTACACATGTTGAAGACAATATTGATGATAGCCATTTTGACCGGGATAAAATCTTAATCACTGTGCATCCCAGTGAGCGGGATATTTGGTATTGGTTGATTCCCTTTGCAGATGGAAGAGCTTCTATTGGGGTTGTAGGTGAGAAAGAAAAGATTTCGACCTGGGGGCAGGATCCGGAACAGATATTGAAAGGGGCTATTGCCTCCGCTCCCGAGTTGTCAAAAACTCTGCGCAATGCCAAATTCGATACGGAAATACAACGTATTCGCGGATATTCCAGTGATGTGACCAAACTGGCTGGCCCTGGTTTTGCGCTTTTGGGGAATGCCGGTGAATTTCTAGACCCGGTATTTTCATCCGGTGTTACCATTGCAATGAAATCCTCTGAGTTAGCAGTTGAGTGCCTGCATCGCCAGCTCTCAGGGGAGGCGGTTGATTGGGATGAAGAGTTTGTTGAACCCCTGAAGCACGGTGTGGAAGTTTTTAAAACCTATGTCAAAGCTTGGTATGACGGTCGTTTCCAGGATGTAATTTTTTATCAAACCGATCAAAAAGAAATAAAAGGCATGATTTGCTCAATCTTGGCTGGTTATGCATGGGATAAAAAATCCGTTTGTTGCCGCCGCTGA
- a CDS encoding beta-ketoacyl-ACP synthase, with product MKRVVVTGMAGISPIGQGWDSVSQALQSGLSGISYMEDWDKYEGLETRLGAPVKDFEKPAHYNRKRVRSMGRVSLMAVRASEIALEDAGLLDDPILKSGAVGVSYGSSAGTPSAVADFGNMLINHRTDGLNATSYIKMMSHTAAVNIGVFFGLCGRVYTTSSACTSGSQGIGYAYEAIRNGSQTIMVAGGAEELCATEAAVFDTLYATSTKNDTPELSPRPFDRNRDGLVIGEGAGTLILEEYEHAIARGARVYAEVAGFGTNSDGSHVTQPQSATMQVALQQAIAQAGVETSEIGYVSAHGTATDRGDIAESHATRNAFGRAVPISSLKSYTGHTLGACGALEAWASIQMMRNGWFHPTINLAEVDSDCAELDYIQGSGKHIDTEYVMSNNFAFGGINTSLIFKRRI from the coding sequence ATGAAGCGCGTGGTTGTTACAGGAATGGCCGGAATATCCCCTATCGGCCAGGGTTGGGACTCGGTTAGTCAGGCTTTACAGAGCGGTCTTTCAGGCATTTCCTACATGGAAGACTGGGATAAGTATGAGGGGCTTGAAACCCGACTGGGCGCGCCGGTAAAGGATTTCGAAAAACCGGCTCACTACAACCGTAAACGTGTGCGTAGCATGGGGCGCGTTTCATTAATGGCGGTTCGCGCCAGTGAAATTGCGCTTGAGGATGCGGGATTGTTGGATGACCCCATTCTCAAAAGTGGTGCTGTCGGAGTCTCCTATGGCTCGTCAGCAGGCACTCCGTCAGCAGTGGCTGATTTCGGCAATATGTTGATAAATCACCGCACCGACGGCCTTAATGCGACCAGTTATATAAAAATGATGTCCCATACGGCGGCGGTCAATATCGGGGTATTTTTCGGCTTGTGTGGACGGGTTTATACCACAAGCTCCGCTTGTACCTCTGGAAGCCAGGGGATTGGGTATGCCTATGAGGCAATTCGCAATGGTAGCCAAACCATTATGGTGGCCGGTGGTGCAGAGGAGCTGTGTGCAACCGAGGCTGCGGTCTTTGACACCTTATATGCGACTTCAACAAAGAACGATACCCCTGAATTGTCTCCACGTCCCTTCGATCGCAACCGGGATGGATTAGTTATCGGCGAGGGCGCCGGTACACTTATCTTGGAAGAATATGAACACGCGATTGCCCGTGGAGCCAGGGTTTATGCAGAGGTCGCAGGGTTTGGAACCAACTCTGATGGCAGCCACGTCACCCAACCTCAATCGGCAACTATGCAGGTGGCATTGCAGCAGGCAATAGCACAGGCTGGGGTAGAGACTAGCGAAATAGGTTATGTCAGTGCGCATGGCACAGCTACAGATCGAGGTGATATTGCAGAAAGCCACGCAACCCGTAATGCATTTGGGCGTGCAGTACCCATAAGCTCACTTAAGAGCTATACCGGTCATACGCTGGGTGCCTGTGGCGCATTGGAGGCTTGGGCAAGCATTCAGATGATGCGTAACGGTTGGTTCCATCCCACGATTAATTTGGCAGAGGTTGATTCTGACTGTGCGGAGTTGGATTATATCCAAGGCAGTGGAAAGCACATCGATACTGAGTATGTGATGAGTAATAATTTTGCCTTTGGCGGAATCAATACGTCTTTAATATTTAAAAGACGTATTTAA
- a CDS encoding ferredoxin--NADP reductase, with protein MSKLNIEKVLEVHHWNDTLFSFKTTRDSGFRFENGHFTMIGLQQDNGRPLLRAYSIASANYEDELEFFSIKVPDGPLTSRLQKIVPGDEIYVSQKPTGTLVADHLLPGKRLWLLSTGTGLAPFMSIIKDPTVYERFDQVILTHGVRYVSELAYQEQIENELPEHEYFGEMVREQLLYYPTVTREPYRNTGRLTDLMLSGKLFTDLGVPKPSVEEDRFMLCGSPAMLKDLTNILDDWGFKETRAGVPHEYVIERAFVEK; from the coding sequence ATGTCCAAATTGAATATAGAGAAGGTGTTGGAAGTCCATCACTGGAACGACACACTGTTTAGCTTCAAGACCACCCGGGATTCGGGTTTTCGCTTTGAGAACGGACATTTCACGATGATCGGTTTGCAGCAGGACAATGGCCGTCCACTGCTGCGCGCCTACTCTATTGCCAGTGCCAACTACGAAGACGAGTTGGAATTCTTCAGTATCAAGGTTCCCGATGGCCCCCTGACCTCCCGCCTGCAGAAGATTGTGCCGGGCGATGAGATCTACGTGAGCCAAAAACCCACTGGTACTCTGGTGGCGGATCACCTGCTGCCGGGCAAGCGCCTTTGGTTGCTGTCCACGGGTACTGGCTTGGCACCTTTCATGAGCATCATCAAAGATCCCACGGTCTACGAGCGTTTTGACCAGGTAATCCTTACTCACGGTGTTCGCTATGTTTCTGAGCTGGCTTACCAGGAGCAGATCGAGAACGAACTGCCGGAACACGAGTACTTTGGCGAGATGGTACGCGAGCAACTGCTCTACTACCCAACCGTGACCCGTGAGCCCTATCGCAATACTGGCCGCCTGACTGATCTCATGTTGTCCGGAAAGCTTTTCACCGATCTGGGTGTGCCCAAGCCGAGTGTTGAGGAAGATCGCTTTATGCTGTGCGGCAGCCCGGCAATGCTGAAGGATCTCACCAATATCCTCGATGACTGGGGATTCAAGGAGACCCGCGCAGGTGTACCTCACGAGTATGTGATTGAGCGCGCTTTCGTCGAAAAATAA
- the fabG gene encoding 3-oxoacyl-ACP reductase FabG — protein sequence MSEWVLVTGSSRGIGRAIALQLAEDGYDIVLHCRSRRDQAEETAEEIAKLGRKSRILQFDIADREQARDVLLEDVESNGCYYGIVCNAGVTADNAFPAMPAEDWDSVVHTNLDGFYNVLHPLTMPMVRRRAPGRIVVMTSVSGIAGNRGQVNYSASKAGLIGASKALALELAKRKITVNCVAPGLIDTDMLDEDLPVEEILKMVPARRMGKPEEVAATVAFLMHERAAYITRQVISVNGGLC from the coding sequence ATGTCAGAGTGGGTTTTAGTTACCGGTTCCAGTCGTGGTATTGGCCGGGCGATTGCACTTCAGTTAGCTGAAGATGGCTACGATATTGTTTTACATTGCCGCAGCCGCCGTGATCAAGCAGAGGAAACAGCAGAAGAGATTGCTAAGTTAGGGCGAAAAAGCAGAATTTTGCAGTTTGATATTGCCGACCGGGAGCAAGCACGGGATGTCTTATTGGAAGATGTCGAGAGTAATGGCTGTTACTACGGCATTGTGTGCAATGCTGGTGTTACTGCCGACAATGCTTTCCCTGCGATGCCTGCTGAAGATTGGGATTCTGTTGTACACACCAATCTGGATGGTTTTTACAATGTTTTACACCCCTTAACCATGCCTATGGTCAGGCGCCGTGCGCCCGGCCGTATTGTCGTGATGACTTCTGTATCCGGCATTGCTGGAAATCGCGGCCAGGTAAATTACTCCGCATCCAAAGCGGGTTTGATCGGTGCGAGTAAGGCATTGGCGTTGGAGTTAGCCAAGCGAAAGATTACCGTGAATTGTGTTGCTCCGGGCCTCATTGACACCGATATGTTGGATGAAGACTTGCCCGTTGAAGAAATTTTAAAAATGGTGCCTGCCCGCAGAATGGGTAAACCAGAAGAAGTGGCGGCAACTGTAGCGTTCCTGATGCACGAACGTGCTGCTTACATCACCCGTCAAGTTATCTCAGTAAATGGTGGTCTCTGCTAA
- a CDS encoding beta-ketoacyl-ACP synthase: protein MKNFYLNHMGIICTLGNTAEAVANSLFGDESSHMQVDETYLPQYRGNLGIVQGKLPDLPSSLQDYHCRNNQLAMAVLTQIESAVAELIEKHGAGRIGVVMGTSTSGIDSGEAYLSGEKETGYNYRLQQQMAGLSTFVAKYLGIQGVQLTVSTACSSSANAFASARRLISTGTCDAVVVGGVDSLCGMTVRGFHSLGALSAGQTNPFSVNRDGINLGEAGAMFVLSKEPGPVVLSGVAATSDAHHMSAPDPEGRGAEACMRGALENAGLDTADIDYLNLHGTGTPHNDSMEALAVERVFGSQLPCSSTKPFTGHTLGAAGALEAAFCWLALQYDQLPRHQYDGHYDPEIVRLNLYQGHEAPGKLRYVMSNSFAFGGSNCSVILGSQR from the coding sequence ATGAAAAATTTCTATCTTAATCATATGGGGATCATCTGCACCCTGGGAAATACTGCTGAGGCAGTAGCTAATTCCTTGTTCGGTGATGAGAGTTCTCATATGCAGGTCGATGAAACCTATTTGCCACAATACAGAGGGAATCTGGGTATTGTGCAGGGGAAGCTGCCTGATTTACCGAGTTCGTTGCAAGATTACCACTGCCGCAATAACCAGCTGGCTATGGCTGTGCTGACTCAAATTGAAAGTGCAGTCGCTGAACTAATAGAAAAACATGGTGCGGGCCGAATTGGCGTTGTGATGGGAACCTCAACCTCGGGAATAGACTCAGGTGAGGCCTACTTAAGTGGTGAGAAAGAGACCGGATATAATTATCGGCTTCAACAGCAAATGGCTGGTTTGAGTACCTTTGTTGCGAAGTACCTGGGAATCCAAGGCGTTCAGCTCACCGTCTCCACAGCTTGCTCGTCCAGTGCCAATGCTTTTGCCAGTGCCCGGCGCCTTATCTCAACCGGTACTTGTGACGCCGTTGTTGTTGGCGGTGTGGACTCCCTCTGTGGCATGACAGTCCGGGGGTTTCATAGCCTGGGGGCACTTAGTGCCGGCCAGACCAATCCTTTCAGCGTTAATCGGGATGGTATTAACCTCGGTGAAGCTGGAGCAATGTTTGTGCTGAGCAAAGAGCCTGGTCCTGTGGTTCTATCCGGTGTTGCTGCCACGTCTGATGCCCACCATATGTCGGCCCCAGACCCAGAAGGACGTGGTGCGGAAGCCTGTATGCGCGGGGCTCTGGAGAATGCTGGCTTGGATACCGCCGACATTGATTATCTGAATCTTCATGGTACGGGAACGCCACATAACGACTCTATGGAGGCTCTAGCCGTTGAAAGAGTGTTTGGAAGCCAACTACCGTGTTCTTCCACAAAACCTTTTACTGGGCACACGCTGGGTGCTGCAGGCGCTCTTGAAGCGGCTTTTTGTTGGCTTGCCTTACAATATGATCAACTTCCCCGCCATCAGTATGATGGCCACTATGACCCGGAGATAGTGCGACTGAACCTGTATCAAGGCCACGAGGCTCCTGGAAAATTGCGCTATGTAATGAGTAACTCTTTTGCCTTTGGTGGGAGTAATTGCTCGGTAATCTTGGGCAGTCAGAGGTAA